One genomic segment of Belonocnema kinseyi isolate 2016_QV_RU_SX_M_011 chromosome 2, B_treatae_v1, whole genome shotgun sequence includes these proteins:
- the LOC117168302 gene encoding uncharacterized protein LOC117168302 — protein MGHSTYCVVNFKNTSKNSTCKFYRFPKSDYKQEQRKQWIAAVRTINPDGSQWSPKPSDYICSAHFIGNKNSEEECSPSYVP, from the exons ATGGGTCATAGTACATATTGTGTAGTAAATTTCAAGAATACTAGTAAGAATAGTACTTGCAAGTTTTACAGATTTCCGAAATCAGACTATAAACAAGAGCAGAGAAAGCAGTGGATTGCAGCTGTAAGGACAATCAA TCCGGATGGATCACAGTGGTCTCCGAAACCATCGGATTATATTTGTAGTGCTCATTTTATTGGTAATAAAAACTCAGAAGAGGAGTGCAGCCCTAGTTATGTACCATAA